One genomic window of Mycolicibacterium neoaurum includes the following:
- a CDS encoding acetyl-CoA acetyltransferase — translation MTIDPRTPVLVGFGQTNQREESATTEPVDLMETAARAAADPRVLAAVDSVRIVNLLSWRYRDPGLLLAQRIGAASAATRYTPIGGNVPQSLVNQACLDIQQGRNDVVLISGGETWRSRTRLRARGEKLTGTKQDESVPLAPGSDDEFALAGPGELRIHLDRPSFVYPMFEQALRIAAGTAPAEHQRRIGELWSRFSAVAATNPHAWNQQALSADEIANPGPKNRMISTPYTKLMNSNNMVDQGAALILMSAEKATYLQIPTERWVFPYAGTDAHDTYEISHRAEFHGSPAIRIGGRTALELAQTDLADIALVDVYSCFPSAVQVAANELGLALDDPRRPLTVTGGLTFAGGPWNNYVTHSIATMAERLIAEPGSRGLITANGGYLTKHSFGVYGTEPPSHEFRWEDVQPKVDAEPTRAAEVEWSGVGTVETWTTPFDREGAPEKAFLAVRTPADTRSLAVLTDRSEAQASVAEDIAGAKVTVHADGTATLG, via the coding sequence ATGACCATCGATCCCAGGACCCCGGTGCTCGTCGGTTTCGGACAGACGAACCAGCGCGAGGAGAGCGCGACGACGGAGCCCGTTGACCTCATGGAGACCGCCGCGCGCGCCGCCGCCGATCCGCGCGTGCTCGCCGCCGTCGACTCGGTGCGAATCGTCAACCTGCTGTCCTGGCGATATCGCGATCCCGGTCTGCTGTTGGCGCAACGCATCGGTGCGGCATCGGCGGCCACCCGCTACACCCCGATCGGCGGCAACGTGCCGCAGTCGCTGGTCAACCAGGCGTGCCTCGACATCCAGCAGGGACGCAACGATGTGGTCCTGATCAGTGGCGGTGAAACATGGCGCAGCCGGACCCGGTTGCGGGCCCGCGGGGAAAAGCTCACCGGCACAAAGCAGGACGAGTCGGTGCCGTTGGCGCCGGGATCCGATGACGAATTCGCGCTGGCCGGGCCCGGCGAGCTGCGCATCCATCTGGACCGGCCGTCATTCGTGTACCCGATGTTCGAGCAGGCGTTGCGCATCGCGGCCGGCACCGCGCCGGCCGAGCACCAGCGCCGCATCGGCGAACTGTGGTCGCGCTTCAGCGCCGTCGCGGCGACCAATCCGCACGCCTGGAACCAGCAAGCGTTGTCCGCCGACGAGATCGCCAACCCGGGACCGAAGAACCGGATGATCAGCACGCCCTACACCAAGCTGATGAACTCGAACAATATGGTCGACCAGGGTGCCGCACTGATCCTGATGTCCGCAGAGAAGGCGACCTACCTTCAGATTCCCACCGAGCGTTGGGTTTTCCCGTACGCCGGCACCGACGCGCACGACACCTACGAGATCAGCCATCGCGCCGAGTTCCACGGCTCACCGGCCATTCGGATCGGTGGAAGGACCGCGCTGGAGCTGGCGCAGACCGATCTCGCCGATATCGCGTTGGTCGACGTCTACTCCTGCTTCCCGTCGGCGGTCCAGGTCGCGGCCAACGAACTCGGACTGGCGCTCGATGACCCGCGCCGGCCGCTGACCGTCACCGGTGGGCTGACCTTTGCCGGCGGACCGTGGAACAACTATGTGACACATTCGATCGCGACGATGGCCGAGCGGCTGATCGCCGAACCGGGCAGCCGGGGCCTGATCACCGCCAACGGCGGATATCTCACCAAGCACAGCTTCGGGGTGTACGGGACCGAGCCGCCGAGTCACGAATTCCGTTGGGAGGACGTGCAGCCGAAGGTGGACGCCGAACCCACCCGGGCCGCCGAGGTCGAGTGGTCCGGCGTCGGCACGGTGGAGACGTGGACGACCCCGTTCGACCGTGAGGGCGCGCCGGAGAAGGCGTTCCTGGCGGTGCGCACCCCCGCCGACACCCGCTCCCTGGCGGTGCTCACCGACCGCTCCGAGGCGCAGGCCAGCGTGGCCGAGGACATCGCCGGGGCGAAGGTCACCGTGCACGCCGACGGCACGGCGACGTTGGGCTGA
- a CDS encoding aldehyde dehydrogenase, whose product MTTATIFIDGEFRPASQSTPVIEAATEQQLGLGSAATESEVDAAVAAARSALTGWRQTPAAERAATLRRFADALQQRGPETHTLCSRENGMPIRLSKGANGLYPALLLRYYADLVEHGADEETRTAAIGHTIVRREPVGVVAAITPWNYPQALAAMKIAPALAAGCTMVLKAAPETALDALVFAEAAHEAGLPAGVLNVLAGGPQAGAHLVAHPGVDKVAFTGSTAAGRTIAELCGRLLRPVTLELGGKSAAIILDDANLDATVKGLRSASFVNNGQTCHLSSRILAPRSRYGEVVDAIAALADGLVVGDPLQKSTDIGPLVSKRQQQRVLDYIEVGRSEGKLVAGGAVPADQPQGWFVAPTVFADVDNSARIAQEEIFGPVLTVIPYGSDQEAIDIANDSEFGLGGTVWSQDVERATDIARAVHTGTIGVNEYQLDVNAPFGGVKASGLGRELGPEGLAAYQVLKSIYRVGPA is encoded by the coding sequence ATGACCACCGCAACCATCTTCATCGACGGCGAGTTCCGGCCGGCGTCGCAGTCGACCCCGGTCATCGAGGCCGCCACCGAGCAGCAGCTCGGGTTGGGTTCGGCGGCAACCGAATCCGAGGTCGACGCCGCGGTGGCCGCAGCGCGCTCCGCGCTGACCGGATGGCGGCAGACCCCGGCTGCCGAACGTGCGGCGACACTGCGGCGCTTTGCCGATGCCCTGCAACAGCGCGGTCCCGAGACCCACACACTGTGTTCGCGCGAGAACGGGATGCCCATCCGGTTGTCCAAGGGCGCCAACGGGCTGTACCCGGCGCTGCTGCTGCGTTACTACGCCGACCTCGTCGAACACGGTGCCGATGAGGAGACCCGCACCGCGGCCATCGGACACACCATCGTGCGCCGTGAACCGGTCGGGGTGGTCGCGGCGATCACCCCGTGGAATTATCCGCAGGCCCTGGCCGCGATGAAGATCGCGCCGGCGCTGGCCGCCGGGTGCACCATGGTGCTCAAGGCCGCCCCCGAAACCGCGCTGGACGCACTGGTGTTCGCCGAGGCCGCACACGAGGCCGGCCTACCTGCCGGCGTGCTCAACGTGTTGGCCGGCGGGCCGCAGGCCGGCGCACACCTGGTGGCACACCCTGGGGTGGACAAGGTCGCCTTCACCGGTTCGACCGCCGCCGGGCGGACCATCGCCGAGCTGTGCGGCCGGCTGCTGCGGCCGGTCACGCTCGAATTGGGTGGCAAGTCGGCAGCCATCATCCTCGACGACGCCAACCTGGATGCCACCGTGAAAGGTCTACGTTCTGCTTCGTTCGTGAACAACGGTCAGACGTGTCACCTGAGTTCGCGGATCCTGGCCCCTCGTTCGCGTTACGGAGAGGTGGTCGACGCCATCGCCGCTCTCGCCGACGGACTGGTGGTCGGTGACCCTCTGCAGAAGTCCACCGATATCGGACCGCTGGTGAGCAAGCGCCAGCAGCAGCGGGTACTTGATTACATCGAAGTGGGCCGATCCGAGGGCAAACTGGTTGCCGGCGGCGCGGTTCCGGCCGACCAACCGCAAGGCTGGTTCGTCGCACCGACGGTTTTCGCCGATGTCGACAACTCGGCCCGCATCGCCCAGGAGGAGATCTTCGGCCCGGTGCTGACGGTGATCCCGTACGGCTCGGATCAGGAGGCGATCGATATCGCCAACGACAGCGAGTTCGGCCTCGGTGGCACGGTGTGGTCGCAGGATGTCGAACGTGCCACCGATATCGCGCGCGCGGTCCACACCGGCACCATCGGCGTCAACGAGTACCAACTCGATGTGAACGCACCCTTCGGTGGCGTCAAGGCCAGCGGGCTGGGCCGCGAACTCGGACCTGAGGGATTGGCCGCCTATCAGGTGCTCAAGTCGATCTACCGCGTCGGCCCCGCCTGA
- a CDS encoding CoA transferase: MTAGQVLLDGVRVVDAAGPDGSAVTRLLADLGADVIKIDLPAGRDDRLAPPLVGSLSVPYTLDNANKRCVPLDPAADADRDRFHELVAGADILVADRDLAAAFGATAAELADRHHELVAMTITDFGADGPYRDWRGTDAVFYAMSTALSRSGPATGTPVLPPVGIASATAAAQAAWAVLAAYYHRLRHGGGEYIDFSRFEAVVQALDPPFGSQGQAAAGLKRSGGWRGRPRNQQIYPTFRCRDGYVRICLLSPRQWRGMRAWLGEPAEFADPEFDSIAARFAATEQLNALIGALFAEHTMAELVQHGQSRGVPIAAVQTPAEALASDHLRTVGALASLPVDADASVTVPVGPFVVDGHHRGLSRPVVQDAAAQWLGAPNPLGRPQKQGVRPFDGLRILDLGVIVAGGELGRLFADLGARVVKVESAAYPDGLRQTAPGQAMSASWALTHRNELSFGVDLRSTEGAEIFAKLIGRTDLVFANFKPGTLAGLGFSFEKLRQINPRLVLAESSAFGDAGPWSAQMGYGPLVRATTGVTRLWRAPGGRGNTSAEFFDATTVFPDHVAARITAIATLAALIGRERTGTGAHVHISQAEVAINQLAVAYVAEAAAQSGLELTEDPAVHAVCPCAGEDEWCVISVRNQADRDTLAALIGIDLPSGAAALTAILGAYTSGRDKHELTEQLQQAGVPAGPMNRPADVLDDVQLQFRSLYADLEHPLFDEPMPSETGPAPYRRIPRGELRPAPTAGEHTRDIAHRALGLDISDIDRLIAEGVLFETASAAATPTDQRTAT, encoded by the coding sequence GTGACAGCGGGGCAGGTGCTGCTCGACGGAGTCCGCGTTGTCGATGCCGCCGGACCCGATGGATCGGCGGTCACCCGACTGCTCGCCGATCTCGGGGCCGATGTGATCAAGATCGACCTGCCCGCCGGTCGTGACGACAGGCTGGCACCGCCACTGGTGGGATCCCTCAGCGTCCCGTACACGCTGGACAATGCCAACAAGAGGTGTGTGCCGCTGGATCCGGCCGCCGACGCCGATCGCGACCGGTTCCACGAACTGGTCGCTGGTGCGGACATCCTGGTGGCCGACCGTGACCTCGCCGCCGCTTTCGGCGCCACCGCCGCCGAACTGGCCGATCGTCATCACGAGCTCGTGGCGATGACTATCACCGACTTCGGTGCCGATGGGCCCTACCGGGACTGGCGCGGTACCGACGCGGTCTTCTACGCGATGTCGACGGCCTTGTCGCGCTCCGGACCCGCCACCGGTACCCCGGTCCTTCCGCCGGTCGGCATCGCGTCGGCGACCGCCGCCGCGCAGGCCGCCTGGGCGGTGCTGGCCGCCTACTACCACCGCCTCCGGCACGGCGGCGGAGAGTACATCGACTTCTCCCGGTTCGAGGCGGTCGTCCAAGCCCTCGATCCGCCCTTCGGCTCTCAGGGGCAGGCCGCGGCGGGCCTCAAACGTTCCGGCGGATGGCGTGGACGCCCGCGCAACCAGCAGATCTACCCGACGTTCCGGTGCCGCGACGGTTACGTCCGCATCTGCCTGCTGTCACCGCGGCAGTGGCGCGGGATGCGGGCCTGGCTCGGCGAGCCCGCGGAGTTCGCCGACCCCGAGTTCGACTCGATCGCCGCCCGGTTCGCCGCCACCGAACAGCTCAACGCGCTGATCGGCGCCCTGTTCGCCGAGCACACGATGGCCGAACTGGTGCAGCACGGGCAATCGCGCGGCGTGCCGATCGCTGCGGTGCAGACGCCGGCCGAGGCGCTGGCCTCCGATCATCTCCGGACCGTCGGAGCCCTGGCATCACTGCCGGTGGACGCCGACGCGTCGGTGACCGTGCCGGTGGGACCTTTCGTCGTCGACGGGCATCATCGCGGGCTGAGCCGGCCCGTCGTGCAGGACGCCGCGGCGCAGTGGCTGGGTGCGCCCAATCCGCTGGGGCGCCCGCAGAAGCAGGGCGTGCGGCCGTTCGACGGCCTGCGCATCCTGGACCTCGGGGTCATCGTCGCCGGAGGCGAACTGGGGCGGCTGTTCGCCGATCTCGGCGCGCGGGTGGTGAAGGTGGAAAGCGCCGCCTATCCCGACGGGCTGCGTCAGACCGCCCCGGGGCAGGCCATGAGTGCCTCCTGGGCGCTGACCCACCGCAATGAACTGAGCTTCGGTGTCGATCTGCGCAGTACCGAAGGTGCGGAGATCTTCGCCAAGTTGATCGGTCGGACCGATCTGGTATTCGCCAACTTCAAACCGGGAACCCTTGCCGGGCTCGGCTTCTCATTCGAGAAGCTCCGGCAGATCAACCCGCGGCTGGTGCTGGCGGAAAGCAGCGCGTTCGGCGACGCGGGGCCGTGGAGTGCCCAGATGGGTTATGGGCCGCTGGTGCGGGCCACCACCGGCGTCACGCGGCTCTGGCGGGCACCCGGGGGCCGCGGGAACACTTCTGCAGAGTTCTTCGATGCCACCACGGTCTTTCCCGATCACGTCGCCGCCAGGATCACCGCGATCGCGACCCTTGCCGCGCTGATCGGCCGCGAACGCACCGGAACCGGGGCGCATGTGCACATCTCGCAGGCCGAGGTCGCGATCAACCAGCTCGCGGTGGCCTACGTCGCCGAGGCGGCCGCCCAGTCCGGGCTGGAACTCACCGAGGATCCTGCCGTGCACGCGGTATGCCCCTGTGCAGGCGAGGACGAGTGGTGCGTCATCTCGGTGCGCAATCAGGCCGATCGCGACACGCTGGCCGCCCTCATCGGCATCGACCTGCCCTCCGGGGCCGCCGCGCTGACGGCCATCCTGGGCGCCTACACCAGTGGGCGTGACAAGCACGAGCTCACCGAGCAGCTGCAGCAGGCCGGCGTCCCGGCCGGCCCGATGAATCGTCCGGCCGACGTCCTCGATGATGTGCAGCTGCAATTCCGCTCGCTCTACGCGGATCTGGAACATCCGCTGTTCGACGAACCCATGCCCAGCGAGACCGGTCCCGCCCCGTATCGGCGGATCCCGCGGGGTGAGCTGCGGCCGGCGCCTACGGCGGGGGAGCACACCCGCGATATCGCGCACCGCGCACTCGGACTGGACATCTCCGATATCGATCGGTTGATCGCCGAGGGTGTGCTCTTCGAGACCGCATCAGCTGCCGCCACCCCCACCGACCAGAGGACCGCGACATGA
- a CDS encoding type II CAAX endopeptidase family protein, which yields MSDAGAVVSPIDSPAHPLVGQLSALQRFRVYIDVGIVVAVLVATNLIAHFTTPWANVAIVPAAAVGLVILVRSRGLGWTELGLGRQQWRSGAGYALAAVGVVLAVIAIGVALPWTRPMFLNNHYATVSGALVASMVIIPLQTVIPEELAFRGVLHGALDRAWGFRGVAAAGSLLFGLWHIASSFGLTSGNVGFTRILGGGVFGMVAGIVGAVIVTGAAGFVFTWLRRRSGSLIAPIALHWSLNGMGALAAALVWHAST from the coding sequence ATGTCTGACGCCGGCGCGGTGGTTTCACCGATCGATTCGCCTGCCCACCCGCTGGTTGGGCAGCTTTCCGCGTTGCAGCGATTCCGGGTCTACATCGACGTGGGGATCGTCGTCGCCGTACTGGTGGCCACCAATCTCATCGCCCATTTCACCACCCCGTGGGCCAATGTCGCGATCGTCCCCGCCGCCGCCGTAGGCCTGGTGATCCTGGTGCGCTCGCGAGGGTTGGGCTGGACGGAACTGGGACTCGGCCGCCAACAGTGGCGCTCGGGCGCCGGCTATGCACTGGCCGCCGTCGGTGTCGTGCTCGCCGTCATCGCGATCGGTGTCGCGTTGCCGTGGACGCGACCGATGTTCCTGAACAATCACTACGCCACAGTGTCCGGTGCCCTCGTCGCGTCGATGGTGATCATCCCGCTGCAGACCGTCATCCCCGAGGAACTCGCCTTCCGAGGTGTCCTACACGGCGCATTGGACCGCGCCTGGGGATTTCGTGGCGTCGCAGCGGCCGGATCGCTGCTGTTCGGCCTCTGGCACATTGCCAGCTCGTTCGGATTGACCAGTGGCAATGTCGGTTTCACCCGCATCCTCGGCGGCGGCGTGTTCGGCATGGTCGCAGGCATCGTCGGCGCCGTGATCGTCACCGGCGCCGCGGGTTTCGTCTTCACCTGGCTGCGGCGCCGCAGCGGCAGCCTCATCGCACCGATCGCGCTGCACTGGTCACTCAACGGGATGGGTGCGTTGGCGGCGGCGCTGGTGTGGCACGCCTCCACCTGA
- a CDS encoding helix-turn-helix transcriptional regulator, with translation MVRLPLTAEQLAAGKRIGERLRQARGERTLAEVAASAGISPETLRKIETGRLATPAFTTVAALARVLPVSLDELADSCLFPVDLENAG, from the coding sequence ATGGTGCGCCTTCCGTTGACCGCCGAACAGCTCGCCGCCGGTAAACGCATCGGCGAGCGCCTCCGCCAGGCCCGCGGTGAACGGACGCTGGCGGAAGTGGCCGCGTCGGCCGGGATCTCACCGGAGACCTTGCGCAAGATCGAGACGGGGCGGCTGGCGACCCCGGCATTCACCACCGTTGCCGCGCTGGCGCGGGTGCTGCCGGTGTCCCTCGACGAGCTGGCCGACAGCTGCCTGTTTCCGGTCGACCTGGAGAACGCGGGCTGA
- the map gene encoding type I methionyl aminopeptidase, which produces MVELKTTQEVDAMAVTGAFIATLLDDLADRARPGVNLLDLEKRARDLIAERGAQSCYWDYAPSFGRGPFRNVICLSVNDAVLHGLPHDYTLADGDLLTMDIAVSIDGWVADSARSIIVGSPRAEDLRLIEATESALAAGIAQAQPGNRLGDISAAIGNVAADYGYRVNTDFGGHGLGRTMHEDPHVPNIGRAGRGMTLRPGLTLALEPWLAAGTDRIVYDPDGWTIRSADGSRTAHSEHTIAITDGAPRVLTARA; this is translated from the coding sequence ATGGTGGAACTGAAGACAACGCAGGAAGTCGACGCGATGGCGGTCACCGGGGCGTTCATCGCCACCCTTCTCGATGATCTCGCCGACCGCGCTCGGCCCGGGGTGAATCTCCTCGACCTCGAGAAGCGCGCCCGGGATCTCATCGCCGAGCGTGGCGCGCAATCCTGCTATTGGGATTACGCGCCGTCGTTCGGCCGCGGACCGTTCCGCAATGTCATCTGCCTGTCGGTCAACGACGCGGTGCTGCACGGCCTTCCGCACGACTACACACTCGCCGACGGCGACCTGCTGACGATGGACATTGCCGTATCGATCGATGGTTGGGTGGCCGACTCGGCTCGCAGCATCATCGTCGGCAGCCCGAGGGCCGAGGATCTGAGGCTCATCGAGGCCACCGAAAGCGCACTCGCCGCCGGTATCGCCCAGGCCCAGCCGGGGAACCGACTCGGCGACATCTCCGCGGCCATCGGGAACGTCGCGGCCGACTACGGCTACCGGGTGAACACGGACTTCGGCGGGCATGGGTTGGGACGCACCATGCACGAGGACCCTCACGTGCCCAACATCGGTCGGGCCGGCCGCGGGATGACGCTGCGTCCCGGCCTAACCTTGGCCTTGGAGCCGTGGTTGGCCGCCGGCACCGACCGGATCGTCTACGACCCGGACGGTTGGACCATTCGGTCCGCCGACGGCTCCCGGACCGCACACAGTGAACACACCATCGCCATCACCGATGGCGCACCCCGGGTGCTCACCGCGCGCGCCTGA
- a CDS encoding GlsB/YeaQ/YmgE family stress response membrane protein, with amino-acid sequence MDMLAATEVLARSTTQTSVGWIGYIIIGAIAGWIAGKIVKGTGSGILMNIVIGIVGALIGGFLLSFFLDTAGGGWWFTLFTAVLGSVILLWIVGLVTKKS; translated from the coding sequence ATGGACATGCTGGCGGCAACGGAAGTTCTGGCCCGCTCGACCACCCAGACGAGCGTCGGGTGGATCGGTTACATCATCATCGGCGCGATCGCCGGCTGGATCGCCGGAAAGATCGTCAAGGGCACCGGGTCCGGGATCCTGATGAACATCGTCATCGGCATCGTCGGTGCCCTCATCGGCGGTTTTCTGCTCAGCTTCTTCCTCGACACCGCCGGCGGCGGATGGTGGTTCACGTTGTTCACCGCGGTGCTGGGCTCGGTGATCCTGTTGTGGATCGTCGGACTCGTCACCAAGAAGTCGTAG
- a CDS encoding alanine and proline-rich secreted protein Apa — protein MDQSDVNSSHRRRRTAGLLAAAAAGATAAALTLPVAVSHAEPVPAPPSPVPADPAQPAAPAPAPPAPLPPGVPPPPADPNAPPVDPNAPPPPPAPEPGRVDNAAGGFSYVVPEGWKVADATQLSYGQALLTKIPPAGTEQPANDTSVLLGRLDLKLFAGSEADNAKAATRLASDMGEFFMPFPGTRLGQESTPLTAGDLTGSASYYEVKFTDTNKPNGQIWSGVVGTPVAAGTRGQRAPERWFVVWLGTANNPVDKAAAVNLAQSIRPWSPPPPPPPPDPNAPPPPPDPNAPPPDPNAPPPRPAVGVPVPVDPNSAPGMLPPA, from the coding sequence ATGGATCAGTCGGACGTGAATTCCTCACACCGCAGGCGCCGCACCGCCGGATTGCTGGCGGCTGCGGCCGCCGGTGCGACAGCGGCCGCGCTGACACTGCCGGTCGCGGTGTCGCATGCCGAGCCGGTTCCGGCTCCGCCTTCTCCCGTTCCCGCCGATCCGGCCCAGCCTGCGGCGCCCGCACCGGCGCCGCCCGCACCTCTTCCGCCCGGTGTGCCACCACCACCGGCCGATCCGAATGCACCGCCGGTCGACCCGAATGCCCCGCCGCCGCCTCCCGCGCCCGAGCCGGGGCGGGTCGACAATGCGGCGGGTGGTTTCAGCTATGTCGTGCCCGAGGGCTGGAAGGTCGCCGACGCCACCCAGCTGTCCTACGGGCAGGCGCTGCTGACCAAGATTCCGCCGGCCGGAACGGAACAGCCAGCCAACGACACCAGCGTGCTTCTCGGCAGGCTCGACCTGAAGCTCTTCGCCGGTTCGGAGGCCGACAACGCCAAGGCCGCAACCCGGTTGGCCTCGGATATGGGTGAGTTCTTCATGCCGTTCCCCGGGACCCGGCTCGGCCAGGAAAGTACCCCGCTGACCGCGGGCGATCTCACCGGATCCGCGTCGTACTACGAGGTCAAGTTCACCGATACCAACAAGCCCAACGGCCAGATCTGGTCCGGGGTGGTCGGCACGCCGGTGGCCGCGGGCACCCGTGGGCAGCGCGCTCCCGAGCGTTGGTTCGTGGTGTGGCTGGGCACGGCCAACAACCCGGTCGACAAGGCTGCGGCCGTGAATCTCGCCCAGTCGATCCGGCCCTGGTCGCCGCCCCCGCCTCCGCCGCCGCCGGACCCCAACGCGCCTCCGCCGCCGCCGGACCCGAACGCGCCCCCGCCGGATCCGAATGCCCCGCCTCCGCGCCCGGCGGTGGGTGTACCGGTCCCGGTGGATCCGAACTCCGCTCCCGGGATGCTGCCGCCCGCCTGA
- a CDS encoding SDR family oxidoreductase, translating into MHVLLTGGDTDLGRQIAGGFREAGHDVLIAGSRRAELEVAAKELDVESVVLDNIDPASLEAARGTLPQHLDGIVNVPAPRWDAGDPRTHSLAERAATWRHALDTTVLSAVLTVSVLGDQLSSGGSILNIVPENPAEGSADAAIKAALSNWTAGQAAHFGIRGITINTIAAGRSAEAGYPGADSAAGSTASEITRLALFLATPAARHITGETLHVSQGALAQFG; encoded by the coding sequence ATGCACGTGCTGCTCACCGGTGGCGACACCGACCTCGGCCGTCAGATCGCCGGCGGTTTCAGGGAAGCCGGCCACGATGTCCTCATCGCCGGTTCGCGGCGTGCGGAGCTCGAGGTCGCCGCCAAGGAACTCGACGTCGAATCTGTCGTGCTGGACAACATCGATCCGGCCAGCCTCGAGGCCGCTCGCGGGACACTCCCCCAGCACCTGGACGGCATCGTCAACGTTCCTGCGCCGCGCTGGGACGCCGGCGATCCTCGGACGCACTCGCTAGCCGAACGCGCCGCCACCTGGCGGCACGCGTTGGACACCACCGTCCTCTCGGCGGTGCTGACCGTGTCCGTCCTCGGCGATCAGCTCAGCTCGGGTGGATCGATCCTCAACATCGTCCCGGAGAACCCCGCCGAGGGCAGTGCCGACGCCGCGATCAAGGCCGCGCTGTCGAACTGGACCGCCGGCCAGGCCGCCCATTTCGGCATCCGGGGCATCACCATCAACACCATCGCCGCAGGGCGAAGCGCTGAAGCCGGCTACCCGGGTGCCGATTCGGCAGCAGGCTCGACAGCCTCCGAGATCACCCGCCTGGCACTGTTCCTCGCCACTCCGGCGGCGCGCCACATCACCGGCGAGACGCTGCACGTGAGCCAGGGCGCGTTGGCGCAGTTCGGCTGA
- a CDS encoding LLM class F420-dependent oxidoreductase, with the protein MAIRLGLQIPNFSYGTGVSDLFPTVIAQAREAEEAGFDSVFVMDHFYQLPGLGAPEEPMLEAYTTLGALATATERVQLGTLVTGNTYRNPTVLAKEITTLDVISQGRAILGIGTGWFELEHDSLGFEFGTFTDRFKKLDEALSIIIPMLKGERVTVDGAYYRTNEAFANPRFRDHIPLMIGGSGEKKTIPLAARHFDHLNIIAGFDELARKLDVVRARCEEIDRDPATLETSMLVVALIGEHFTAEMIPDDFKQQAVFGSPEQIAEQLKEKVYDVGVDGVILSPATMGGYVPGGVTGVAEALKPLISG; encoded by the coding sequence ATGGCGATTCGACTTGGACTCCAGATCCCCAACTTCTCCTACGGCACCGGCGTTTCCGATCTCTTCCCGACCGTGATCGCGCAGGCCCGCGAGGCCGAGGAAGCCGGTTTCGACTCGGTCTTCGTGATGGACCACTTTTACCAACTTCCCGGCCTCGGCGCCCCCGAAGAACCGATGCTGGAGGCATACACCACCCTCGGAGCTCTCGCGACGGCCACCGAACGGGTCCAGCTGGGGACGCTGGTCACCGGCAACACCTATCGCAACCCGACGGTGCTCGCCAAGGAGATCACCACACTCGACGTGATCAGCCAGGGCCGTGCCATTCTGGGTATCGGCACGGGGTGGTTCGAACTCGAACACGACAGCCTCGGATTCGAGTTCGGCACCTTCACCGATCGGTTCAAGAAGCTCGATGAGGCGTTGAGCATCATCATCCCGATGCTTAAGGGTGAGCGGGTCACCGTCGATGGCGCCTACTACCGTACGAACGAGGCGTTCGCCAATCCCCGTTTCCGCGACCATATCCCGCTGATGATCGGTGGCAGCGGCGAGAAGAAGACCATCCCGCTGGCCGCGCGGCACTTCGACCACCTGAACATCATCGCCGGCTTCGACGAGCTGGCCCGCAAGCTCGATGTCGTCCGGGCCAGGTGCGAGGAGATCGACCGCGATCCGGCCACCCTGGAGACGAGCATGCTGGTCGTTGCGCTGATCGGTGAGCACTTCACCGCCGAGATGATCCCCGACGATTTCAAGCAGCAGGCCGTGTTCGGAAGCCCCGAGCAGATCGCCGAGCAGCTCAAGGAAAAGGTGTATGACGTCGGGGTCGACGGCGTGATCTTGAGCCCGGCGACCATGGGCGGGTACGTCCCCGGCGGTGTCACCGGGGTGGCCGAAGCGCTGAAACCGCTGATTTCGGGGTAG